A window of Mus musculus strain C57BL/6J chromosome 3, GRCm38.p6 C57BL/6J genomic DNA:
TACATAAATTTAGCATAGTAGAGCACACCCTTAACCCCAGCACGGGGGAGGTGAGGACAGGAGAACCAAGCCCAAGGTTATCCTCAGAAGCAGAGcaaatccaaggccagcctgggttacaggagaccctgtctcagaaggaaGCACAGCTGGGAAGAAGGGTGGAGAATAAGTAAAGGATGGTGTAGCTCAGAACTGGACACTGACTGTCTCCAGTGTAGGAGGCCCTGGCCTACATCTCCCGAGCAGCAGAAAAGGAGGCTgggaatgaagaggaagaggaggagtgccatcaagctctgctgctgctgtcgCCGCTGCTGCAGATCCATGAGGCTGGGGACTGGGACAGATCTCAGCTCTGTCAGGGAGACCCCTCAGCTGTCAAAGTGCCTCTTTGACCTGCCTCATGCTCTGACCCTTCACAGCCTACAGTAACCTCCACAGTGTGGCACTTAATATCAGGTCACTTGTTAACAAAGGTGCCTAAGGCCTGGCTGAGATTAGACACCCCACAAGCTGCCTCCTCAAGGGTGTGTATACTGGTCGGAGTGGGCAAAACGCGTTTGTGAAGTAGAGGAACTTCGAAGGACTCCTGGGTTGGGGGAGTCTCTCCGATGTTGTAGATGGGTTTGGCTGTCAGGTTTGGGAGGACTTTCTTAGTGGCTCTCTGGTTCCAGGGCCGGCGTCACGCTCTGTGGACCGCCTCAAGGAGATGATCAAGGCAGGGATGAACATTGCACGACTCAACTTCTCCCATGGCTCCCATGAGGTGTGGGGAAGTCGTGGAGGGCGGAGCTGGAGAATGCCCCAGGTCCTGTCCACTTTGCCTTATAATCCtggttttgctctctctctctctcactgctaGTACCATGCAGAGTCCATCGCCAACATTCGGGAGGCGGCTGAAAGCTTTGCAACCTCCCCACTCAGCTACAGACCCGTGGCCATCGCCCTGGACACCAAGGGTCCCGAGATACGCACTGGAGTCCTGCAGGGGGTGAGAAGCAAGCCTCTGTCTGGGGCCTGGAGGAGTGTGAGAGccctggagagggagagagggtcaGCACTGCTCAGGGCCCAGCTGTGAAACTCAGGCCTCTCTGCCCATCCCACCCCCTCCAGGGTCCAGAGTCGGAGGTGGAAATTGTGAAGGGTTCACAGGTGCTGGTGACTGTGGATCCGAAGTTCCGGACAAGGGGCGATGCAAAGACAGTGTGGGTGGACTACCACAATATCACCCAGGTCGTTGCAGTGGGGGGCCGCATCTACATTGACGACGGGCTCATCTCCTTAGTGGTGCGGAAAATTGGTACAGAAATGCTTTCTGATCTTATGAGGCGCCCCCAAAATGggtcactttctcttcctttgggTTTCTATGTTCCATCTGCTCTAGACCACCCACACCGTCCCCTAGCAGTATCTGCTTCCCCACCTGGCCTAGTGGTCCCTGCTGTCATCCTGGGTTGAGGCTGGGCATTTGAGAATCCAAGCTTAAGAGCTCTCTCTGCCATGCCTATATCCCGGCTCAGTCTTGGCAGACACTGGCTCTTTTATACCTGCAGGCCCAGAGGGACTGGTGACCGAAGTGGAACACGGTGGTTTCTTGGGCAACAGGAAGGGTGTGAACTTGCCAAATGCCGAGGTGGACCTGCCTGGGCTATCAGAGCAAGATCTTTTGGATCTGCGCTTCGGGGTGGAGCATAATGTGGACATCATCTTTGCCTCCTTTGTACGAAAAGCCAGTGATGTGGTGGCAGTCCGAGATGCCCTAGGGCCAGAAGGACGGGGCATCAAAATTATCAGCAAAATCGAGAACCATGAAGGCGTGAAGAAGTGAGGCTTGGTCTTTGGTTCCGTCagccctctccctttctttgcccctctTGTGCATGCTATTTCCCCGGCATCTCCTGGCTCTGCCTTAGCCTGGATTCCTCCAACCACCCAGGTTTGATGAGATCCTAGAAGTGAGCGATGGCATCATGGTGGCTCGGGGTGACCTTGGCATTGAGATCCCAGCAGAGAAGGTTTTCTTGGCTCAGAAGATGATGATTGGACGCTGCAACCTGGCTGGCAAGCCTGTCGTTTGTGCCACACAGGTCTGGAGTGAACCCTTGGGCTAGGCTTTAGAGGTGCTGAGCAACCTTAGATCCATATGATACTGTCTGTTGTCTGGTTACAAATGATGATGACATGAACTTCCAGGGTCTCAGTGTAACCATGGCAATCTAAGAGTGCAGGTGTTAGAGAAATAGCATGGGCAGGGTCCCCAATCAGAATGTGACTTCTACAGCTTTGCCATCCACGGTGTCATTCAGATGCTGGAGAGCATGATCACTAAGGCTCGACCAACTCGGGCGGAGACAAGCGATGTGGCCAATGCTGTGCTGGATGGGGCTGACTGTATCATGCTGTCTGGAGAGACCGCCAAAGGCAGTTTCCCCGTGGAGGCTGTAAAGATGCAACATGCGGTAGGAACTCAGTCCTGAAAAGCCGATGGGCCAGGAACACAGACCCCTCTGGAACCCCATTGACTCTTCTCAACCTGACCTACTGGTGCCTGCAGATtgcccgggaggcagaggccgctGTGTACCACCGCCAGTTGTTTGAGGAGCTACGCCGGGCAGCGCCGCTGAGCCGTGACCCAACCGAGGTCACTGCAATTGGAGCCGTGGAGGCTTCCTTCAAGTGCTGTGCCGCAGCCATCATTGTGCTGACAAAGACTGGCCGGTGAGAAAAGTATTGGAAACAGGGCTTAGGGCAGGGGCGGCTAATACCGTGAGTGATTTAAAAAAGTATTGTTTTAGGGCAAGAAAAGGGATAGCTATGGACTCTAGAGGCCAGCAGAGGTGGCTCTTGGGTACTCTAGAACCAGAGCCCGTGAGCTCCAGGGACCTGGCTGGTGATAACCTAAGCACGGTTGCCTTAGTCTTGGGTACTCTAGAACCAGAGCCCGTGAGCTCCAGGGACCTGGCCGGTGATAACCTAAGCACGGTTGCCTTAGGCGTTTGAAGAGCTGGAACTGAGAAGTCTTCAGTGGGCTAAGGTGTTGCTGAAGAGCCCAGTAAGCCCGGAGCTGAGGATTTTTCTCTAAAATTTAGCAGTGAGACCCTAAGTAACTCTCAGGGGCCTCACAAGCCACTTCTGGCTCCATGGGTCTGTGTGAATTTTCCATCTgtcccccccctccactcccacccctacGGGGTTGTGCATCTTTAACAAAAGATGTTAAGTGGTTAAGTGACATATGGAGGTTGGGTATGATACAAACATAACATCTCTAGACAGTTTTACCCTTTTTTGTTGTGTGTTTGATAGGGTCTCattagtcctggctggcctgaaacttactttgtagctgAAGTAGCCTTTGAACTTAACCTTCAGCCTTTACCCCAAGGGCTGGGGTTGtgggcatgtgtcaccatggctAGCTggttttacatttctttctaattttttagtGGATTTGTTATTATTTCTATGTGTGCGTGTACGATCCTAAGGTCAGAAGTGGATGTTGGaccctctggagctagagttgtgAGCGATTTGATGTGGATGCTCGGaaccaactcaggtcctctgaaagagcattaAGAGCTCTTGAGGAGcagggcgtggtgacacacgcctttaatcccagcactcgggaggcagaggcaggtagatttctgagttcgaggccagcctggtctacaaagtgagttccaggacagccaggactatataaagaaagaaaccctgtctctaaaaattaaaaaaaaaaaaaataaatagagagcTCTTaaggactgagccatctctctagcccaggttTTACACTTatcttattaatattatttttaatatggatTGATattttgcctgtttgtatgtcTGAGCACCATTTGCATGTCTGGTGCCagtgaagaccagaagagggtgttagggcCCCTGAAACTGGACTTAAAAACCATTGTTAGCTGCTGTACTGGTGTTGAAAACTTAATCCAGCATGGGCTCttagtggctgagccatctctgcaacatGGTAGGTATtagtgagaaagacagagatcAGAGAAGTATAACTTACCCAGGGCCACATGGTTTGTCAGTGACACCTGGAACCATAAATCAAACTCTTGTTTCTTGGGTTAACACTCTTGAGCTAACCCTCTCTCCCTCATacagctcagctcagcttctgTCTCGCTACCGACCTCGGGCTGCTGTCATTGCTGTGACTCGTTCTGCCCAGGCTGCCCGACAGGTCCACCTGTCCCGAGGAGTCTTCCCCTTGCTCTACCGTGAGCCTCCAGAGGCTGTCTGGGCAGATGATGTGGACCGAAGGGTCCAATTTGGCATCGAAAGTGGTGAGccttgccctctcctccccagccTGGCTTCCTGCCCTGACTCAAAAGTTCTGCCTGTCCTCACTGGCCCAAGAGTTTTCTAGGAGTCACTAAGATGGGTGTGTCTTGGACTCTAAGCAGGGGGGtaagctgagaggaaaggagtgAGAACAGGACCCCTGAGAAGTCACTGCTGTGTCCGCCACAACCTAGTAGGACAAGGAGCAAGAAGAGGTGGGAGGACAAAGCCAGGAGAGCTGGAACTAAATTTATAGTTGTCATGGCCACACCTGTCCTTGTCCCACATAGGTGCAGAGGCTTAATGCTTAAAAACAGTATACCACATTCCCTCCACACACATCCTCTCAAAccactgcctcagtttccttctccCCTATTGGGTGGGTGGCCTTGAGGTGGTGGAGGGTAATGGCTGAACCTAGGCTCTTCAATGACTGTCACCTTTTCCTCCACCAGGAAAGCTTCGTGGCTTCCTCCGAGTTGGTGATCTGGTGATTGTGGTGACAGGCTGGCGACCTGGCTCTGGCTATACCAACATTATGCGGGTGCTGACCATATCCTGAAACGCCTCTCCCCTTTCTGACCTAGTTGCACCCCATTTCTTTCAACCCACACCCCTCCCATAGTCCCACATCTGCCATCTAGCCACAGTCTGGTACTTCACACAGGCCCTGAATGTCTGGGTCCAATTACGCACCGGCCACCCAGCAGCATCAGTCGTATATCCCTGTCTCAATCCGCTCAGCTGGACTCTAAGATGCcctgagcctttaatcccagcccagcTGGTTAATTCGATTCCTCCTGGGTCCTGATAATTAGAACGGGGGAGTGGAGACTGGGTAAACTTATCCAAATTCCATAgaacaattattttaaaacactctGTCCTCGGATATAGCCCTCATGACCAGTTCCCTAGCAAAGTGTCACCTCCTGATGGCCTCAAGTCAGGGTAGAATACTCCTTCAGGGAGCACAGCTCCACACTTTAGGGAAGGCTGGGGTAGATGGGTGCTGGAGAGAACTAAGCTAaactggcttttttcttttcttttttttctgatacaaggtctcattgtatagctctgactggccCCAGACTcctagaaatcctcctgcctgacCCTCCTGAGGGGGTAAGGACTGCAGGCATGAGTGACCAGCTGGACTTTAGGTAGTCTTACTTTCTTACTGACTCCACAAACCATGGAGCCGAGCTTACGAGCCACTAATCTGGCTGTTCTCTTGCCCACTGATCTGCTGGGTCAGATGAAATTCTTCCACAACCACTTTGTCCCCACATACAGATCAGAAGCAAAAAtgaatcttttcttttaaacccAACTGTTTAGGTGCAATTATAAAAAACAACTCCCACAGGCAAAGAATCCCAGACTCTCCCACCCAAAGAGTTGTGTGGTCCTGGCCCCatgctacagtgtacttctgaAGGGGAACAGAGCGGGTGGGCAGGGGATTATTCTTGTCCCTGAGAAGGTGGAGGGGCTACTGGCCCACCCTTCCTAGGATTGGATACTCCAGGCCTCCCTCTTCTTCACAACAGTAAACCCAGATGAGGATGAAAAAACTAAGCTCAGGCCTCCtgctcccccctacccccccccccccccggccaccACCTCATCACAGAATTTGAGTATTGCTGCAGATGGCATTGTGCAAGGACCACAAAGATGTTCCCCAGGCCCCTACCAGAAGGTGGGGAGGACAAAGGAATGAGTGAATAAGTGAACAAGTCAAAttagcaaatgaataaataaaattaataaacgaccaaataaataagacaaagaGGGAAAGATAAAAGGTCACATGAGGATTCAGCCCCTGGCCCCCTACCTGGGGGGAACTAGGCTGGCACAGTAGGTAAGGAGGTGCCGCGTGCCCCTTAGCTTTAGGGGCAACACCACTGAGGCAGGGGGCACAGTGAAGAGCAGCTTCTAGCTCATAAAGGTAGTGCGTCCACACAGGAGCTGCGGAGGGCAGACTACAGTGGGCAGACGTGGATTCTCACTTGGTGTGGACAAGGAGGGCCCACAGGTGCCAGTCAGAGGGTCGATGTTCACACCCAGGGCTCTAGACATCTGTTGGCTGTACTAGATAATTGACGGTACCCAGCTACGACAAAggagatgggaagagaggacGCACTGGCACCACCTGCAGGGTCACTGACAGGGAGACAGCCGTCTAGTTACTCGGCAGTGATGGAGGCAGCAAGTACTTGTGCTTAATAAAGGCAGGGCTGTGGGCCCAGGCCTGCGCCTGGCAGGACCGTGGCCTGGGGACACCCTTGTTAAAGGGCTTCGAGTTATTTCTACTTGGCAGTGGATACACAGTACCTAGCACAGTGCCTTGAACATGGTAGGCATGGGGTACCAATGACAAATGGGTATGTGATTAGGATTAGCAGGCTGCAGCTGCTTTGAGCTGAGGACACAGAGAATAGCTTTGTGGTGATAAAGGGCAGTATGTTAGGTCCCCCACAGCCTTCCCCCAAGGGGCGTCTACCCTCGGGCACACGTTATTGCGTGCCAATAGCTAAGGCCAGTGTAACCTAGGATTTCACATGTTGGCAGAAATTTGGGGACCTCTGGGGGTAACTGGCTCAGGCACTGATGACCTGGGTGGCTGGACTGTCCCTGGAGGTTTGGCCAAGAGCCCAGAGGGGGGCAGGCGCTCACTTCCAGAGCCTTTACGCCTAGGAGAGCCATCCCCTGTTGCTCGCTGAGGCAGAGAGGGTTGCGAGGCAGAAAGTGGGCGGCCCCGAGGTCCTAGCCTCCGAGCACCTCCTCCTGGGGGAGGGCCCAACAGAGATACCTGGGAACGCCCTGTCCGGGATAGGCTGGCATGGAGGGTTCGGGCAGGTGGAGCAGGCAGGCGAGAAGTGGACGCCCAGGGTCCCCGGGCCAGCAGAGGACCTGCTCGGACAGGCACCAGTGGGGAGGCTGGGGAGCCTGCTGAGCGTCTAGCAGATCGAGCTAGGAGGGTGGCTGGAGAATCaggggagaggggcagagggcCTCGCTGGTGAGTCAAGGCTATGGCCACGTTGGAGGTCACAGCAGCTGCCTGCAGAGGGGCGTGCACCAGTGGTTCCCACAGCACTGGCTTTCCACTGAGTCGAGCTCCTGTACCAGGAGCCAGGCCCCGAACACCACGAGCCATGTCTCTGTCGTGTTGTACCAAATGCTGCTCCATGACGCCACCGCTGCTGCCTGGACTCGGCTCAGAGCGTTTCCGCTGCAGTATCGAATTCTTTTTGCCTACAAGTTGTCCCAGGACCAAGAAATTAGGAAAGGGAAGGCATCTAAGATGGAGGCCGGATAACCACGgtgtaggggggggggggggggggaggagggtcgGGGGATTGAGGGGTAGGGGATGGGAAGTCAGGCATATGGAAAGAGTGCTTTGCAAGAGAAGCAGGAAGGTGGTATCAATAAAAAATTGTGAGGTTAAGAACTGGTACCCAGAAGGACACGGGGAATGAGGGTTTGGGGAGACACTCCACGGCAATTTCTCGCTAGGGCTAAGTCTAGTGAGCAACAGTGCTAACAGCCTGCTGGAGGCATGGACTGGAACTGGGTGGGCTGGGATGTGGTGTCAAAGCACCAGGGCTAGGCTCATGAGATGAGGCCCAGCCAGGACCCAGAGCAGACAGAGTAAACAGGCCTCACCGATGCGCCGAAGCCGGTCCATGGCCACCGTCTCAAAAGCCCTGCGCATCATTGGGAACTCCTCAAGCACCGCATTGAAG
This region includes:
- the Pklr gene encoding pyruvate kinase PKLR isoform 1 (isoform 1 is encoded by transcript variant 1), which translates into the protein MSVQENELPQQLWPWIFKSQKDLAKSALSGAPGGPAGYLRRASVAQLTQELGTAFFQQQQLPAAMADTFLEHLCLLDIDSEPVAARSTSIIATIGPASRSVDRLKEMIKAGMNIARLNFSHGSHEYHAESIANIREAAESFATSPLSYRPVAIALDTKGPEIRTGVLQGGPESEVEIVKGSQVLVTVDPKFRTRGDAKTVWVDYHNITQVVAVGGRIYIDDGLISLVVRKIGPEGLVTEVEHGGFLGNRKGVNLPNAEVDLPGLSEQDLLDLRFGVEHNVDIIFASFVRKASDVVAVRDALGPEGRGIKIISKIENHEGVKKFDEILEVSDGIMVARGDLGIEIPAEKVFLAQKMMIGRCNLAGKPVVCATQMLESMITKARPTRAETSDVANAVLDGADCIMLSGETAKGSFPVEAVKMQHAIAREAEAAVYHRQLFEELRRAAPLSRDPTEVTAIGAVEASFKCCAAAIIVLTKTGRSAQLLSRYRPRAAVIAVTRSAQAARQVHLSRGVFPLLYREPPEAVWADDVDRRVQFGIESGKLRGFLRVGDLVIVVTGWRPGSGYTNIMRVLTIS
- the Hcn3 gene encoding potassium/sodium hyperpolarization-activated cyclic nucleotide-gated channel 3 isoform X1, giving the protein MSHMLCIGYGQQAPVGMPDVWLTMLSMIVGATCYAMFIGHATALIQSLDSSRRQYQEKYKQVEQYMSFHKLPADTRQRIHEYYEHRYQGKMFDEESILGELSEPLREEIINFTCRGLVAHMPLFAHADPSFVTAVLTKLRFEVFQPGDLVVREGSVGRKMYFIQHGLLSVLARGARDTRLTDGSYFGEICLLTRGRRTASVRADTYCRLYSLSVDHFNAVLEEFPMMRRAFETVAMDRLRRIGKKNSILQRKRSEPSPGSSGGVMEQHLVQHDRDMARGVRGLAPGTGARLSGKPVLWEPLVHAPLQAAAVTSNVAIALTHQRGPLPLSPDSPATLLARSARRSAGSPASPLVPVRAGPLLARGPWASTSRLPAPPARTLHASLSRTGRSQVSLLGPPPGGGARRLGPRGRPLSASQPSLPQRATGDGSPRRKGSGSERLPPSGLLAKPPGTVQPPRSSVPEPVTPRGPQISANM
- the Pklr gene encoding pyruvate kinase PKLR isoform X1, with the protein product MADTFLEHLCLLDIDSEPVAARSTSIIATIGPASRSVDRLKEMIKAGMNIARLNFSHGSHEYHAESIANIREAAESFATSPLSYRPVAIALDTKGPEIRTGVLQGGPESEVEIVKGSQVLVTVDPKFRTRGDAKTVWVDYHNITQVVAVGGRIYIDDGLISLVVRKIGPEGLVTEVEHGGFLGNRKGVNLPNAEVDLPGLSEQDLLDLRFGVEHNVDIIFASFVRKASDVVAVRDALGPEGRGIKIISKIENHEGVKKFDEILEVSDGIMVARGDLGIEIPAEKVFLAQKMMIGRCNLAGKPVVCATQMLESMITKARPTRAETSDVANAVLDGADCIMLSGETAKGSFPVEAVKMQHAIAREAEAAVYHRQLFEELRRAAPLSRDPTEVTAIGAVEASFKCCAAAIIVLTKTGRSAQLLSRYRPRAAVIAVTRSAQAARQVHLSRGVFPLLYREPPEAVWADDVDRRVQFGIESGKLRGFLRVGDLVIVVTGWRPGSGYTNIMRVLTIS
- the Pklr gene encoding pyruvate kinase PKLR isoform 2 (isoform 2 is encoded by transcript variant 2), yielding MEGPAGYLRRASVAQLTQELGTAFFQQQQLPAAMADTFLEHLCLLDIDSEPVAARSTSIIATIGPASRSVDRLKEMIKAGMNIARLNFSHGSHEYHAESIANIREAAESFATSPLSYRPVAIALDTKGPEIRTGVLQGGPESEVEIVKGSQVLVTVDPKFRTRGDAKTVWVDYHNITQVVAVGGRIYIDDGLISLVVRKIGPEGLVTEVEHGGFLGNRKGVNLPNAEVDLPGLSEQDLLDLRFGVEHNVDIIFASFVRKASDVVAVRDALGPEGRGIKIISKIENHEGVKKFDEILEVSDGIMVARGDLGIEIPAEKVFLAQKMMIGRCNLAGKPVVCATQMLESMITKARPTRAETSDVANAVLDGADCIMLSGETAKGSFPVEAVKMQHAIAREAEAAVYHRQLFEELRRAAPLSRDPTEVTAIGAVEASFKCCAAAIIVLTKTGRSAQLLSRYRPRAAVIAVTRSAQAARQVHLSRGVFPLLYREPPEAVWADDVDRRVQFGIESGKLRGFLRVGDLVIVVTGWRPGSGYTNIMRVLTIS
- the Pklr gene encoding pyruvate kinase PKLR isoform X2, whose protein sequence is MSVQENELPQQLWPWIFKSQKDLAKSALSGAPGGPIPLTKAEYKADPQTQQVRSSMEGPAGYLRRASVAQLTQELGTAFFQQQQLPAAMADTFLEHLCLLDIDSEPVAARSTSIIATIGPASRSVDRLKEMIKAGMNIARLNFSHGSHEYHAESIANIREAAESFATSPLSYRPVAIALDTKGPEIRTGVLQGGPESEVEIVKGSQVLVTVDPKFRTRGDAKTVWVDYHNITQVVAVGGRIYIDDGLISLVVRKIGPEGLVTEVEHGGFLGNRKGVNLPNAEVDLPGLSEQDLLDLRFGVEHNVDIIFASFVRKASDVVAVRDALGPEGRGIKIISKIENHEGVKKFDEILEVSDGIMVARGDLGIEIPAEKVFLAQKMMIGRCNLAGKPVVCATQMLESMITKARPTRAETSDVANAVLDGADCIMLSGETAKGSFPVEAVKMQHAIAREAEAAVYHRQLFEELRRAAPLSRDPTEVTAIGAVEASFKCCAAAIIVLTKTGRSAQLLSRYRPRAAVIAVTRSAQAARQVHLSRGVFPLLYREPPEAVWADDVDRRVQFGIESGKLRGFLRVGDLVIVVTGWRPGSGYTNIMRVLTIS